The following proteins come from a genomic window of Halorussus halophilus:
- the citE gene encoding L-malyl-CoA/beta-methylmalyl-CoA lyase, with amino-acid sequence MTNTRLCRTFQTAPAGVPRDDSAKYLRSGLTTEGFQAPDWLVPDLEDGTAPDMKDEALDNVRDLLPEYAPGFAGEIWPRVEWAYDDEATRKRGEEQIRTLAESVGDHLDGVVVPKVGRLEDVQAAESVVAAASRETNRDLELAVIVETARARSDLREIAKFGASSHLTALVFGPVDYTAELGGRELGESDTPLADNRPTWPGLYEALSNEASASDLLAVGGPFDRLFRERAGVTFYNGDGYADHVVREARVGLDGSWSLHPNQTAQANRIHLPTEDELRTAVRKIERFTEAKDTGTGAVAIDGQMVDEATLKNFENTVATVRAVHDARESQTTEYYDADLLDRALAVA; translated from the coding sequence GTCCCCCGCGACGACAGCGCGAAGTACCTCCGCTCAGGCCTGACCACGGAGGGTTTTCAGGCCCCCGATTGGTTGGTACCAGATCTCGAAGACGGCACCGCGCCCGACATGAAAGACGAAGCGCTCGACAACGTTCGAGACCTCCTGCCGGAGTACGCGCCTGGATTCGCCGGAGAAATCTGGCCGCGCGTCGAGTGGGCCTACGACGACGAAGCAACGCGCAAGCGCGGCGAGGAACAGATTCGAACGCTCGCCGAGAGCGTCGGCGACCACCTCGACGGCGTCGTCGTTCCGAAAGTCGGCCGCCTCGAAGACGTGCAGGCCGCCGAGTCGGTCGTCGCCGCGGCCTCTCGCGAGACGAATCGGGACCTCGAACTCGCCGTCATCGTCGAAACGGCCCGCGCTCGCTCGGACTTGCGCGAGATAGCGAAGTTCGGCGCGAGTTCTCACCTTACTGCGCTCGTGTTCGGTCCCGTGGACTACACCGCAGAACTCGGTGGTCGGGAACTCGGCGAGTCTGACACCCCCTTGGCAGATAATCGCCCGACGTGGCCCGGTCTCTACGAAGCACTCTCGAACGAAGCGAGCGCGAGCGACCTGCTCGCCGTCGGCGGCCCCTTCGACCGTCTGTTCCGCGAACGAGCGGGCGTGACCTTCTACAACGGCGACGGCTACGCCGACCACGTGGTGCGCGAGGCCCGTGTCGGACTCGACGGTAGTTGGTCGCTCCACCCGAACCAAACTGCGCAAGCTAACCGCATCCACCTGCCGACCGAGGACGAACTTCGTACGGCAGTCCGGAAGATAGAGCGGTTCACCGAAGCGAAAGACACCGGCACCGGCGCGGTGGCCATCGACGGCCAGATGGTTGACGAAGCGACGCTAAAGAACTTCGAGAACACGGTAGCCACGGTTCGGGCAGTCCACGACGCCCGCGAGTCCCAGACCACCGAGTACTACGACGCGGACCTGCTCGACCGAGCGCTAGCGGTGGCGTGA